The Shewanella pealeana ATCC 700345 genome contains the following window.
TCTTACTGAGGTCTTTAGATTCATCACCCACCTAAAAGTAGGTAGTGATAATTTAAAGGCCTAAGTAATTATTACAGCAATATTATTTCTTATAATCATCTGCTCAAATTCTTGCTTTCGGTTTTAAAAAAGTTAATCTATACACTTATACAAAATCGTCACAAACCACAAACATTTAGTTTAACCTCAATCAGGTAGTTATAAGATGAAGCTTGTTTTAGTCTCTGGTCGCTCCGGCTCAGGCAAATCTGTTCTATTAAGAATGCTCGAAGATCTCGGCTACTATTGTGTCGACAACCTGCCTTTACCTATGATGGGTACTCTGCTAAAAGAGCTATCAGGCAACACTAAGCTGGTCGCCATTAGCGTTGATATTCGTAACCTTCCAGAGAAAGAGAGCGAGCTGACCAAGCACCTTACCTTCCTACCGGATGGGGTCGAGCTATTAAGCTTCTTCCTCAACTCTACCGATGAAGTGCTGCTTAAACGCTATAACGAAACACGCCGCCTGCATCCTTTATCTCACGATAATGTATCGCTCAAAGAGGCGATTGAGCTAGAGGGCCGCTTGCTTGAACCGCTTGCTTGAACCGCTTGCCAATATTGTCGATCATTATATCGATACCTCAAGCTTAAACATCTACGATCTTAATGATCAGGTGCGTGAGATCTTACTTGGCAACCTTGATAAAGAACTGATGATCAATTTTGAGTCGTTTGGCTTTAAGCATGGTATGCCAACGGAAGCTGACTTTATGTTTGATGTGCGCTTTCTGCCAAATCCACACTGGGAACCTGAATTGCGGCCGATGACGGGTCTCGATAAACCTGTGCAAGACTTCTTAAATGAACGCCCCCGAGTCAATCAATTTATTCAGCAAATTGAAGGTCTGCTCGAAACTTGGCTGCCCGATCTAGAACGCAATAATCGCAGTTATCTCACCATCGCGATTGGCTGTACAGGTGGCCAACACCGCTCAGTTTATATCACCGAGCGCCTCGCGGCACATTTCAAAAAAGGCAAACATAAGGTCAACGCCCGCCACCGTGAGCTAAACAATGCCAACCATTAAGCGTGAAGTCACCATCTGTAACAAACTTGGTCTTCACGCTCGCGCAGCAACAAAACTGGTTGTTCTAGCCTCCGAATTTGACGCCGAAATCACCATCATTCAAGGTGAAAAACAAGCTTCAGCGACGAGTGTTCTAGGCTTATTAATGTTAGAAACTGGCATGGGCAAGACCGTACAACTCATTGCAACGGGAAGCGATGCCCAAGGGGCGCTCGACGCAATTTGTCAGCTGATTAACGCTAAATTTGATGAAGATAATTAATTCGTAATTTCCTGTTTGATTTCCTGTGTTAGCGCAAACAAATATCCAGTACTTAAGTTATGATAAGCGCCTTTAAAACTACCCTGTGAGGGAGCCATGCCGATTGAAGTCTTAGACAACGAAACAACAGATCAACGCCTCAATCAGCTAACAAAAGCATTGGGCAGCGGTATGTTTGTCCATGTCCGCAATATGTTGCAGGACATGGCTGCTTCAGATATTGCTTTTATTCTCGAATCTTCTCCACCTCGCACCCGTCAAGTGCTATGGCAGCTAATTGACCAAGAACACACAGGTGAAATTCTCGATGAGCTTGGAGAAGAGCTAAAAGATAGTCTGATCACCCAAATGAGTCCTGAGCGTGTCGCCAAGGCGGCCGAAAATATGGACACCGATGACTTAGCCTATATTCTTCGTAGCCTGCCTGACAGCGTATTTAGACAAGTCTTACAGTCGATGACTAAGCAAGACAGAGTTCGTGTTGAGCAAGCTCTGTCATACCCAGATGACACAGCCGGTAGTTTAATGAATACCGACACCGTCACCTTGCGCCCCGACGTCAATATCGATGTGATACTGCGCTACTTGAGAATTCGTGGTGAGCTGCCCGACGCCACCGATATGCTCTATGTTGTCGATAAGCAAGATAGAGTATTAGGCGGTGTACGTATCGCAGACTTACTCACCTGTGACCCTAATGCTTCAGTGCGTGAAATCATGATGTCAGATCTCGAAGCTATCCCGGTAGGCATGTCAGACAGCGAAGTCGCACAGTTGTTTGAGCGCCACGACTGGATGTCAGCCCCAGTTATAGATGAAAACGACAAGCTACTTGGTCGTATTACTATCGATGACGTGGTTGACGTAATTCGTGAAGATGCCGAACATTCCATGATGGGGATGGCCGGTATGGATGACGATACTGACACCTTTGGTCCAGTATTAAAGAGTACCTTTCGCCGTTCACTATGGTTGACCGTTAACTTATTTGCGGCGCTACTCGCGGCGTCAGTCAGTAATATGTTCGAAGGCACAATTGAGCAGTTTGCCACTATCGCGATTCTGATGACTATCGTACCGAGTATGGGCGGCGTTGCAGGTAACCAAACCTTAGCACTGGTTATTCGTGGTATTGCACTCGGTCAAATCGGCCAAAGTAACTCTCGCTGGCTGATTGGCAAGGAGCTTGCCATTGGCTTCCTTAACGGCTTGCTGTGGTCCATTTTAGTTTTTGCAGCTGTTTGGGTATGGAAAGGTGATATCGCCTTAGGAGCCTTGATTGCGGGCGCCATGCTTATCAATATGACGGTTGCAGGACTTGCTGGTGCCAGTATTCCACTCATATTAAAGAAGATGAATATCGACCCCGCACTCGCTGGCGGTATGGTATTAACTACAGTGACCGATGTTATTGGTCTATTTGCCTTCCTCGGCTTGGCGACAATTTTCTTAATGAACTAGCCGCTGAACACTGTGACATAATAAAGGCCGCAAATGCGGCCTTTTTGCTCTCTAATTTATGATGATAATTACTGCTTAAGCGGCGCATCAAAACCGTAATCTGCAAGGATGCTTTGTCCTGACTCAGACAGAATAAACATGGCTAACTTCCAGGCATCGGCTTGAGCATCGTCGAGTACAATCAAACCATAGTTAGCGCCAACCGCTAATGGTTCAGGCATCTGTACTATTTGCAGATCTTGCACCTCTTTTTGCGCCAATACCGCATTAGTACAGTAAGTTAAGAATAGGTCTGCACGCTTGTTTTCCATCACCCAAGCATAAGTGTTACGGCCCTTAGGGGCTTTAGCGCTATTCTCACCGCCAGTGAGCTGCAGTGCTTTATTCTCAAGTTTTGTTTGGGCACCAGCTTGTAACTTGCCCGCTTTGGCGAAAATCTTCCAAGCATAGTCTCCTGACGGATCGGCTTTTGGTGTCGATGTACCCACACGGATATTAGGATCGAGCATAACGGCGAGTAGCCCTTCACTGTCGGTATTGACATTTGGCTGTGCGAGGGCGCACATCTGATTACGGGCAAACATCACCACATTGTCACCTTTTCCTGAAGACTGTAACGTTAGCGGGTGCTTCATATTCGCCGACGCAAAGACTCCCACTTTTTCACCATCCTCGATACGCATTCTCAGCAAACCTGAAGGCCCAAAATCAGCATGCACATCTTTTTGAGCCACTTGCTGATAAGCCATAACAATATCATTCATGGCATTTTTTAAACTGCCAGCCGCTCTTAGCTCAATAGGCTCAGCGTTAACGACAAAAGGTAGGCTTAAAAGCGAAACTAGGATCCATTTTTTCATCATTTTTTCCATGGTTGAAATTAATTATCACGCAGGTGAATTAAAGTGTTAACCAATGAGAAAACATCTGCAGTCGAATAACAATGGCTTAGACTGAGTGTCTTGGAGCAAGAGCTTAACGCCGAGACTTGAGTCACCCCGCCCAAGGGTAGCGAAGACAAAAAGTCCCAACCGTAAAGCATAGCAATCACTACCTGCAGTCGCGTATTTAGAGCTGAAAATAAAAAGCCACCTTATGTAGAAGGTGGCTTTCATTACTCACGCAAGTTAAACAGTTAAGCGTTTGGCATTGGGCTTAAGATAATCTCTACACGACGATTTTCGGCTCGGCCCTGCTTGGTTTCATTGGAGGCGATCGGCTTGGACTCGCCCATACCATGAGAAGCCACACGCTGAGCTGGTACCTTCTGGCGGGTTAGGTAGTTTGCCACTTCACTGGCACGTACTTGCGACAGCCTTAGGTTATACGATTCCGCACCTGAGCTATCGGTATGACCCATCACGTTTAGCTTAGTCTCATCATATTCAAGCGCTACCAGTACCACACTGTTTAACACTTGCTTAGCACGCTGACTCAGGTCGGTTTGATCCACACCAAAAGTCACATCATTTGGCATGTTCAAAATAATATTGTCGCCACTGCGAGTCACACTCACACCTGATGATTGCAGCTGCTTACGAAGCTCGGCTTCCTGCACGTCCATGTAATAGCCAATACCACCACCTAATGCCGCACCAGATGCAGCACCGATCAAGGCGCCTTTAGCGCGGTCACTTTTACTCGATGACGCAACGCCAATCGCCGCGCCAGCGATTGCTCCAATCAAGGCACCGTTAGTCGCTTTGCCATTTTGAGATTCGTTGGTATAAGGATTGGTTGTCTGGCAACCAGACACCAACATGGCGGCGATAAGGCCACCAGCAAGAATAGAACTAGGTTTAACGCTCATATGTACCGCTCCTAACTGCTTTTGCCTGTCACAAAAGCGACTAATAAGTTGTATTTTTTTAGCAGTATATAAACCACAGTGAATTAGACAATGGTCAAGCTACTAAGTGGTTTAAAAATAAGCACTGCGAGAGCATTGATACGCACCGTCAGCGCACCACAATCGTGCATGATGCACCACTTTAGGGCGAAGTTATTAAGAGGTTTTGCCTCAAATTGGCACCACAAGTTTTAACCATCTGAAATATAATGATTTAACGTGTGGGAACAAGTTGGCACAGCTTAAGCATACTCATTATGGAGTACTCACTGACGATAAAAATAATTAATAACAATGCTCAGAGAGTCACGACAGGGCCAAGTTTTAACGCCTTGCCAAGGGAACTCCGTCACCACGCTCAAAGACGTACAAACCACTGATGTCTAGCCATAGAGTTTATAAAGAGAATGCCGATGGAAGCTATGAACCTTAACCTTAAAGTTATTAACGAAGTCAAAAATAACGGCCGTCTATTATCTGACGTAGCCAAAGATTATGGCCTGTCGACTAAAACCGTTTATCAGATTGTTCAAGAGAGTGAGCAGAGAAGCAATAGAGGCTCACTTCCTATTCTAAAACAGACTAAACAACTGAGCTTACGCATTAAACAGCTGCTTAGTCGTCGCTAGATTTAACAGGCTGTACCCTGTTAAGCAGAGGCGGAAAACACTATTTTCGCCTTAACGAAATCAAAAAATTAATGCGCTAACTCTATACAAATAAAATACGCTTAATGTGAATTTCGCCTCTGCACCCCATCACGTGCTGCAATAAAAAAGCGACCCGATTAGAGTCGCTTTATAGTTATCGATACAGGGACAGTATTGGCTAACTGGCTAATAACACCCTGAACTGCTTAGAGAGCTTTTTATCATCTTGGCGACCATACTTGATCAGCAGATCTTCTCTGCCATCACCATTTAGATCCTCCGCCTTTAACATGCCCCCTTCGATAGGTAGTTTCAGCTCATGCTCTTGTGCATCACGACTAAACAACCCATCACCACGCTTACCTAAATAGACTTTCAAGGTCGACTCATCCTCTGACAGCAACAGATCTTTTAGCCCATCACCATTTAGATCCGCAAGCTTGACCACAGGGCTGCCAGCTTGTCCCGAGCTAAAGCTAAAGTTAAGCTCCACCTCTTTTGTCACGTTGGAGTCGTCGCTAAAACGGCCTGTAGAGTCCATCTTAAATAGATGCACATCTTGGTCGATACTGCCCGAAAGCAACGCACCAATAATCTGTGACACACCGATATCAAAGCCTGCGACCATCACCTCATCTTTATCGTCACTGTCGATATCGACAAACTCCAGTCCAGTTAAGGTGCCTTCGGCCCTGATCACACTGCTAGCTTCTTTAGGGAAAACCAACACCCCCTTGTTGTTTTCACCGAGATAGATCTCATAATCGTTTACCCTATCGAATACGCCGCTACTTTTGGTATAGCGGATCACCATATCGGTAACACCATCGGCGTTGAGATCTTTAAGCTGCTCTACCTTACGATAAACAAGCTCGCTTTGATCTAATTGCTCACCAAAGGCGTCGCGTTTATTCCACCAATCGACACCACTAATAGGTTGGCGCACAGAGATAAACTCGGCAATAGGATCGAAGCCTCTAGCTTGCGTCTGCTTATAGACCTCTAACTCGCCCTCACCTATCTTAACGATATCCACCAAGCCATCTAAATTGATGTCAGAGACATAGAGTTTAGATTGGGTATATGTAGCGCCATCATCAAATAATCGAGATTGTGGCTTAATCGGTAGAGTTTGACGCCCAAAGCCTTGTTCACCCGCTAAGAATAGGTGCACCTGATTGAAATCATGGATCAAGATGTCATCACGTAGATCGCCATTAAGATCCTGAATAAAATCACCGCGGCTGATAAAGTCGGGCCGGTCTTTAAAAGATAACGAATTAATCTTGGCCACTGTTTCAATATACAGCTCAGAGCTATTTTCCTTGCTAACTAAGAGCTTGAGCTCGTCTTGAGATAGGAAATACAATTGCTGCAGTTCACCCGCTGTAGACTCTGTTATATCGAAACTGTGTAACTCTTGAGGAAGCTCTCGCTTCATTGCAAGTTGATATTGCCCCTTTTCAAATGCGTAAATAGCCATCCAACGATGACTTAAGCCATCTACACCCAATATCACCAGCTCTTTTCCCGGCTCAGGTAACAGGTCAGCAGCAATGATCGGGTGAGTCAGCTCAAAAGGTGCATCGATAGCCGACTCGGTAAAACTTAATGTCGCCCCCGAGGCCGCCAAAGCCGATAATGGCAATGTAGAACAGAGCAACAAGGCAGCGCCGCCTCCATTTAAAATCGATCTCATATTCGAAAAAATCATCCTAGCCATTACCTCTGCATTATTACTCTAGAGTATGAAACTAGCGGTTTTCGAGCAAGAGTAAAACCACTCGTTAACAGTTTGTAACATAAGCTTGGCTATTATGATAATTATTCAACGGCAACGGCCTTAAAGGTCCAGCGGTTAGCCCCGAACCAATTAATGATAAGCCCTGCCAATATGCCTAGGCTAAAACTAAGCAAGCCAGATAGCGGGCTATTACTTAACACCGTAGAGCATAGATAGAAAACCGTTAAATTCACCACTGCCGCTAAACTTGAAACCGCTGCAGACATCAGCAACTGCTGAGGTTTTGAAACTTGTTTACGCTCGACAAAGGTCCAACTGCGATTAGCTGCCCAAGAAACAATAACGACACAAGCAAAGGCACTGCAGCGAGCGAGCATCAAGGGCTGTTCAAAAACACTGAGCAAACCATAGAACAGCGCAGCATCGAACATGAAAACCGCGCTCCCCACCAGCAGAAAGCGAATGCCTTGGCCATGCTTTAACCATAACGTCTCTAGTTCAGGCACTGGGACTGTAGTTAATTTCGACGACAAAGCAGTAGCCCTCGATACTTATTGCGCGCCACCTCAACACAGCGAGAAAACTGCGGCAGATCTAGTTTGCGATTATCGGCCACTAAGTAAAAATCACTTATTGAGTCCACCTCCTGCAAACTATCTACCTTGTCAGCTTGGCCTGCGCTATAGAAACGCGCCGAAAACGGTTGCTTCTGCCAGTAATAGGTCGGTAAGGCTTCACTGCGCTGTGACAATAACCAGCGCTCACTCTTATCTTTCGCCGTACCTAAGTTCAGTACAACAACTGTAACCAATAGCAGCACAGGTATGCATAAGGCGATAGCATTTAGCCCAGGTAAGCGACTACTCCTCCAGGCTAACCCCAGCAGTAAGGCTAAACCTGGGATCCCCGGTAGAACATAGGCAGGAAGAATATTCCCCGCTAGCGTAAACAGCAGCATAGGGGCAATCATCCAGCAAAAAAGATAGCTAGCTAGACCTTCCCCAGTCTCTGACCCCGTTTCTGTCCCTGTCTCTTTACCTACCCCAGCCTCAACCGCTGTCGCCGCGCTTTTAGACTGCTTAACTAACTTGTAAATCGCTCTAGGCAGAAACAGTGACCAAGGCATCGCTGCGCCAATAAAATACAGCCAGATACTGCCTCTTATCTCGTCATGTGCCGAGCCATAGAGATCCCCTTGCCAGCCACTATCAACGAAGCGAGACCAATGCTCACCCACAATAAAGTAATTTAAAAAACCCGGGGTCGCCCGCTCCGCCATCACATACCAAGGCAGTGTAATCGCTAGCATCAGTAACGTCCCCGTCAGCAGGGGCGTACGCAGCCATAAAAGCCGCCACATCTTTTGCAAGCCATAGTTCCACATCAACCACAGCCCAGTGCCTATGGCGAACAAGACTAATGCCACAGGGCCTTTAGCCAGCAGGCCTATCGCCAGTCCGGCAAAGCCGATATAACCCCAGAGCTTGTCACCTTGCCAGCAAAGATAAAAACCCACCATTGCCAGCGTCATCCCAAGTGTCAGCGCCATATCTGTCATTACCGCGCCAGCACTGATAGTAAACACCACTGTAGAGGCTAAGATGATTAACACCGACATCACAGGTAAACGTAGACCCTTAGCAAAGTAACCCACAACCGCGAGGGTAAACATCGCTGCCAGCCAGTGAGGCAAGCGCACGGCAAACTCATTGCTCCCCAATACAGCTAAAGAGCTCGCACTCATCCAAGTATGCAGGGGAGGCTTGCCCCAAAACGGGACATTGTAATCAAACAGTGGCGTGACCCAATTTCCCGTCTCTACCATCAGGCGCGCCATCTCGCCGTATCGCGCCTCGGTGGTGTCCATAAGTGGATACCAAGGCAATAGTAATAACCGAGTGAGAACCACAATCAAGAGTACCGCTAACCCCTTTTGACTATCGCGCATACTCAACATTATTTAGCCCCCAAGTAACTTACGTTGTCCTGTTTTATATCGCTATTTCTGGCTTGTACTTGAGCTAATGAGTGTCGATAGGCGACCTCTTCAATTAAGTACAGAGGCCTTTGTTTCACCTCGACAAACACTCGCCCTAAATACTCACCAATGAGGCCAAGAGCTAAAAGCTGGATCCCCGCAAGCGCCAACTGCACCACCATCAGTGACGGGTAGCCCGCAACACTGCCGCCAAATATCAAGGTCTGAACCACTATCCAACCACCATAGCCAAAGGCGCATAAGGCCGTTAATACCCCACACCAGGTCGCCAATCTCAAAGGTTTAAAGCTAAAAGAGGTGATGCCATCCATTGCAAGACCGAACAACTTGCCGTAATTCCACTTGGTTTCCCCAATAAAACGTGGGTCTCGGTCAAACTCTAAGGTTTTCTGCGAAAAACCGGGCCAGCTAAACAGTCCCTTCATAAAGCGGTTGCGCTCAGGAAGCGCCTTAATACTATCGATAACCTGACGGCTCATCAGACGAAAATCGCCAACATTTTCTGGCACCGGCGAATCTGAAACCCAATTCATCAGCTTATAAAAACAACCCGCAGA
Protein-coding sequences here:
- a CDS encoding HPr family phosphocarrier protein translates to MPTIKREVTICNKLGLHARAATKLVVLASEFDAEITIIQGEKQASATSVLGLLMLETGMGKTVQLIATGSDAQGALDAICQLINAKFDEDN
- the mgtE gene encoding magnesium transporter, encoding MPIEVLDNETTDQRLNQLTKALGSGMFVHVRNMLQDMAASDIAFILESSPPRTRQVLWQLIDQEHTGEILDELGEELKDSLITQMSPERVAKAAENMDTDDLAYILRSLPDSVFRQVLQSMTKQDRVRVEQALSYPDDTAGSLMNTDTVTLRPDVNIDVILRYLRIRGELPDATDMLYVVDKQDRVLGGVRIADLLTCDPNASVREIMMSDLEAIPVGMSDSEVAQLFERHDWMSAPVIDENDKLLGRITIDDVVDVIREDAEHSMMGMAGMDDDTDTFGPVLKSTFRRSLWLTVNLFAALLAASVSNMFEGTIEQFATIAILMTIVPSMGGVAGNQTLALVIRGIALGQIGQSNSRWLIGKELAIGFLNGLLWSILVFAAVWVWKGDIALGALIAGAMLINMTVAGLAGASIPLILKKMNIDPALAGGMVLTTVTDVIGLFAFLGLATIFLMN
- a CDS encoding molybdate ABC transporter substrate-binding protein; its protein translation is MMKKWILVSLLSLPFVVNAEPIELRAAGSLKNAMNDIVMAYQQVAQKDVHADFGPSGLLRMRIEDGEKVGVFASANMKHPLTLQSSGKGDNVVMFARNQMCALAQPNVNTDSEGLLAVMLDPNIRVGTSTPKADPSGDYAWKIFAKAGKLQAGAQTKLENKALQLTGGENSAKAPKGRNTYAWVMENKRADLFLTYCTNAVLAQKEVQDLQIVQMPEPLAVGANYGLIVLDDAQADAWKLAMFILSESGQSILADYGFDAPLKQ
- a CDS encoding OmpA family lipoprotein, encoding MSVKPSSILAGGLIAAMLVSGCQTTNPYTNESQNGKATNGALIGAIAGAAIGVASSSKSDRAKGALIGAASGAALGGGIGYYMDVQEAELRKQLQSSGVSVTRSGDNIILNMPNDVTFGVDQTDLSQRAKQVLNSVVLVALEYDETKLNVMGHTDSSGAESYNLRLSQVRASEVANYLTRQKVPAQRVASHGMGESKPIASNETKQGRAENRRVEIILSPMPNA
- a CDS encoding FG-GAP repeat domain-containing protein encodes the protein MIFSNMRSILNGGGAALLLCSTLPLSALAASGATLSFTESAIDAPFELTHPIIAADLLPEPGKELVILGVDGLSHRWMAIYAFEKGQYQLAMKRELPQELHSFDITESTAGELQQLYFLSQDELKLLVSKENSSELYIETVAKINSLSFKDRPDFISRGDFIQDLNGDLRDDILIHDFNQVHLFLAGEQGFGRQTLPIKPQSRLFDDGATYTQSKLYVSDINLDGLVDIVKIGEGELEVYKQTQARGFDPIAEFISVRQPISGVDWWNKRDAFGEQLDQSELVYRKVEQLKDLNADGVTDMVIRYTKSSGVFDRVNDYEIYLGENNKGVLVFPKEASSVIRAEGTLTGLEFVDIDSDDKDEVMVAGFDIGVSQIIGALLSGSIDQDVHLFKMDSTGRFSDDSNVTKEVELNFSFSSGQAGSPVVKLADLNGDGLKDLLLSEDESTLKVYLGKRGDGLFSRDAQEHELKLPIEGGMLKAEDLNGDGREDLLIKYGRQDDKKLSKQFRVLLAS
- a CDS encoding GtrA family protein; this encodes MSSKLTTVPVPELETLWLKHGQGIRFLLVGSAVFMFDAALFYGLLSVFEQPLMLARCSAFACVVIVSWAANRSWTFVERKQVSKPQQLLMSAAVSSLAAVVNLTVFYLCSTVLSNSPLSGLLSFSLGILAGLIINWFGANRWTFKAVAVE
- a CDS encoding ArnT family glycosyltransferase gives rise to the protein MLSMRDSQKGLAVLLIVVLTRLLLLPWYPLMDTTEARYGEMARLMVETGNWVTPLFDYNVPFWGKPPLHTWMSASSLAVLGSNEFAVRLPHWLAAMFTLAVVGYFAKGLRLPVMSVLIILASTVVFTISAGAVMTDMALTLGMTLAMVGFYLCWQGDKLWGYIGFAGLAIGLLAKGPVALVLFAIGTGLWLMWNYGLQKMWRLLWLRTPLLTGTLLMLAITLPWYVMAERATPGFLNYFIVGEHWSRFVDSGWQGDLYGSAHDEIRGSIWLYFIGAAMPWSLFLPRAIYKLVKQSKSAATAVEAGVGKETGTETGSETGEGLASYLFCWMIAPMLLFTLAGNILPAYVLPGIPGLALLLGLAWRSSRLPGLNAIALCIPVLLLVTVVVLNLGTAKDKSERWLLSQRSEALPTYYWQKQPFSARFYSAGQADKVDSLQEVDSISDFYLVADNRKLDLPQFSRCVEVARNKYRGLLLCRRN
- a CDS encoding glycosyltransferase family 2 protein; translated protein: MSYSSPDQTNSHSEICLSVVVPLFNESKMIKPLIERLTAVLSRLDDSSEIVFVDDGSSDDSWSQVSQLPLVDNEYQCIKLSRNFGKEAAMSAGIEHARGLVVIMLDADLQDPPELLPEMLAQWRAGYDIVNMKRRKRLGETWFKRFSAGCFYKLMNWVSDSPVPENVGDFRLMSRQVIDSIKALPERNRFMKGLFSWPGFSQKTLEFDRDPRFIGETKWNYGKLFGLAMDGITSFSFKPLRLATWCGVLTALCAFGYGGWIVVQTLIFGGSVAGYPSLMVVQLALAGIQLLALGLIGEYLGRVFVEVKQRPLYLIEEVAYRHSLAQVQARNSDIKQDNVSYLGAK